From Oenococcus sicerae, the proteins below share one genomic window:
- a CDS encoding dihydrofolate reductase family protein, whose product MTSKTMRKVYFYGAMSLDGFLARKDDSLQWLFDTELDPAYSIADFEAGIDTVVMGNTTYKETSKILGDKPMFSGKEKIVFSHSQIGSITDGGRYVSGDPTAIVRTLKSVKGKNIWIVGGGAIVTQLVRQDLIDEFWIQIAPVLIGWGKRLFEEAAYEKRLTLIGIKRIGELAEIHLKRL is encoded by the coding sequence GTGACCTCCAAAACGATGAGAAAAGTCTATTTTTACGGTGCGATGAGTCTTGATGGCTTTCTAGCTCGAAAGGATGATAGCCTGCAGTGGCTGTTTGATACGGAATTAGATCCAGCTTACAGCATTGCGGATTTTGAGGCTGGCATTGACACGGTCGTGATGGGCAATACGACTTACAAAGAGACAAGTAAAATACTTGGGGATAAGCCCATGTTTTCTGGCAAAGAGAAAATCGTCTTTTCACACAGCCAGATTGGCTCGATCACTGACGGCGGTCGATATGTTTCTGGCGATCCCACGGCTATTGTCAGAACTTTGAAATCAGTCAAGGGCAAAAATATCTGGATTGTCGGCGGGGGTGCGATTGTGACTCAGTTGGTTCGACAAGACCTAATTGATGAATTTTGGATTCAAATTGCGCCTGTCCTGATTGGTTGGGGGAAGCGATTATTTGAAGAAGCAGCCTATGAAAAGCGTCTGACGCTAATCGGTATTAAAAGAATTGGCGAGCTGGCAGAAATTCATTTAAAACGCTTGTGA